In Arthrobacter sp. UKPF54-2, the following are encoded in one genomic region:
- a CDS encoding ABC transporter ATP-binding protein translates to MGKEAIIVENVSKRFNLRHTRSLKETVVWLFKGRRGDLSSTFMALNGVDLSVNAGESVALLGFNGSGKSTLLKLISGVMSSDTGSIRTRGKVAGLIEVGAGFHPDLTGRENVYLNGVILGMTEQETTERFDEIVEFSEIGKFIDTEVKFYSSGMFLRLAFSVAVHTKPDVFLIDEILSVGDEPFQKKCLARIQELRESGCTLVVVSHDLDMVSKVCDRGIVLRQGSKIADGPIIEAVRLLREN, encoded by the coding sequence ATGGGTAAAGAGGCAATAATTGTTGAAAACGTCTCAAAGCGATTCAACCTCCGCCATACACGCTCCCTGAAAGAGACCGTCGTCTGGCTGTTCAAGGGGCGCCGTGGAGATCTCTCGTCCACGTTCATGGCTTTGAACGGCGTCGACCTGAGCGTCAACGCCGGCGAGTCGGTGGCGTTGCTCGGCTTCAACGGCTCGGGAAAGTCCACCCTGCTGAAACTGATCTCGGGCGTCATGAGTTCGGACACCGGCAGCATTCGCACCCGCGGCAAGGTTGCCGGGCTGATCGAGGTCGGTGCAGGATTCCATCCGGATCTGACGGGGCGAGAAAACGTCTACCTCAACGGCGTGATCCTGGGGATGACGGAGCAGGAAACAACTGAACGCTTTGACGAGATCGTTGAGTTCTCGGAAATCGGCAAATTTATCGACACTGAGGTGAAGTTCTACTCCTCCGGCATGTTCCTGCGTCTAGCATTTTCAGTCGCAGTGCATACCAAGCCTGATGTCTTCCTGATCGACGAAATTCTATCGGTCGGAGACGAACCATTTCAGAAGAAGTGCCTTGCGCGCATCCAGGAACTTCGCGAGTCAGGGTGCACGCTCGTTGTCGTCAGCCACGACCTCGACATGGTGAGCAAGGTCTGCGACCGGGGAATAGTACTTCGCCAGGGTTCCAAGATCGCTGACGGTCCAATCATCGAAGCTGTCCGTCTACTGCGGGAAAACTAA
- a CDS encoding ABC transporter permease, producing the protein MSGELLAAPDKGGGLFDVFRHRDLLRLIVRKELKVRYRSSVLGLLWSYVKPGVQFVVFYFALGVFLGLNKQPNFVVYMFSGIILINFFSEAFGQATRSVVANGALVKKIYLPRELFPVSSIWVAIVHFLPQLLILLVACFFFGWSPSFVQLAGAVAAFVMVIMLSLGLGLLFAAANVMFRDSENIVDLMLMMATWLSPVLYPWYLVKETLGETFYFFYQLNPMTIAVEIFHAAFWAPTAAVQAAPEGARLPEHLLSLWLPIGLLISLVILILGQTVFRRLEGRFAQEL; encoded by the coding sequence GTGAGCGGAGAATTGCTGGCTGCGCCGGATAAGGGCGGCGGGCTGTTTGATGTATTCCGGCACCGTGACCTGCTGCGACTGATCGTCCGCAAAGAGCTCAAGGTTCGGTACCGCAGTTCAGTGCTTGGCCTGCTGTGGTCCTACGTCAAACCGGGGGTACAATTCGTTGTTTTCTATTTCGCCCTAGGGGTTTTCCTGGGGCTGAACAAACAACCGAATTTTGTTGTCTACATGTTTTCTGGAATCATCCTCATTAACTTCTTTTCTGAGGCGTTCGGCCAGGCAACGCGATCCGTCGTCGCTAACGGTGCGCTGGTTAAGAAGATCTATTTGCCGCGAGAACTTTTTCCCGTGTCGTCGATATGGGTTGCAATAGTTCATTTCCTACCGCAGTTGTTGATCTTGCTGGTGGCCTGCTTCTTCTTCGGCTGGAGTCCTTCTTTTGTTCAACTGGCGGGTGCGGTGGCCGCTTTCGTCATGGTGATCATGCTGTCGCTCGGCTTGGGACTTCTCTTCGCCGCAGCCAATGTCATGTTCCGAGACTCGGAGAACATCGTGGATCTCATGCTCATGATGGCAACATGGCTGTCCCCGGTGCTTTACCCGTGGTACTTGGTGAAGGAGACGCTGGGCGAAACGTTTTACTTCTTCTATCAGCTGAATCCCATGACGATCGCGGTCGAGATTTTCCATGCCGCTTTCTGGGCGCCCACGGCGGCGGTTCAAGCTGCGCCGGAAGGGGCGAGGCTTCCAGAGCATCTGCTTTCGCTGTGGCTTCCAATTGGTTTGTTGATTTCTCTGGTCATCTTGATTTTGGGACAAACCGTATTTCGACGCCTTGAGGGCAGATTTGCGCAGGAGTTGTGA